GATAAGACGGTGATTTTTTGCGGGTTCTTGATTCTGCATTCTACGACTCCTAGCATGTGGTGATTCAGTAACCGGTGCGCACCGTTTCTGTGAGGCCCGGTTGTAGCAAATCATCAATGCAGTGCCTAGACTGGGGTATGCTGATTACTGGGGTGCTATGGAAGGCGGCCGGTGGGGTGATGCGTATAGGGGGGGTATGAAAAAAGCCAGCGGGTGGAACGCTGGCTCTTAGATTACGGGGCTGGCTCTTAGGTTCGGGTGCTAGCTATTGTGAATCGGGCACGGTCCTTTCGGTTTCGAATACCCCGGATCTCCTTTCACTCGACTCGGCGCTCTCTCCTTAAAAACCGTACGTGTAACTTTTAAAAGGAGATTCCGCATTTCATGATCTTCCTTTCCTTTCAGGTTGAACAGCAGTTTCCCTGCCTCATCACAAGCCTCCGTATTCATGAAGTCAGCAAGCTTTCCGTGGCTGCAGGTGCAGCCTCGTTCCAACGCTTCCACTACGTATCGCGAGGCTTTGACCTCCATTTCTCGCTTCGGTCCCCACAGGTAATCGGTTAATTGCTTTGGCTCTGCTCCTGTCCCCTTTGGCATTCCCTTCTCGTTCCGCTTTGACCCAATGGAGGGAGTGAAGCCTTCGAAGCATGGAGGTTTTCTATCCCTAACGGCATGGTACAGGTCCGGAGGGAAAGATGGTAGGTTTTCAATCGCCCATTTCACGAATACCGCTGGTTCATGAACGATGCTATTGATGACGTCCATCGATGTTTCGTCTACCACTTTTTCCACAGTGAGGTACTGCAAGGTCCCTAGATCCCGTTGCTTCTCGATTATACCGTTTATTCGTTTGTACTTATCGGACAGGGCGACCAAGCGTTCCAAAGGCCAGTCGTCAACGTCAAGAGGCATTTTTTTGTCAGGATGCACAGACATTGCCAGCCATACGCATTGCTCATGAGTCCAATACGGCTCATATGCCCAATAAACGCAATCCTCAGGGGTTAAAGGTCTCCGAGGAGTGACAATGACATCAAGTCCTTCCACATCCATCAGCTTAATAATATTTTTGAATACCTCATCCATTCAGACTTTCTCCGAAGATTTTCTCGTTCATCGACGCAATAACCTTGCTGGTGTGCTGTTCCGAAAGGTGGCTGTACCTTTTTACCATGGCTAGCGTCTTATGCCCGAGGACATCGGCTATGTCAACGGTGGTTGCACCGTTCATGGCGAGATAACTGGCGGCACTATGCCGCAGGTCGTGAAACCTAAAGTCTGATATCTTAGCGATTTCAAGAGCCCGCTTCCACGATTTGCGGAGGTCCATCGGTGATTTACGGTCCGTAGAAGGAAAGAGAAGCTGCGTATCCAACTTGCGGACCTTGTGATGCTCCTTGAGCAGGTCAAGGGCATGACCCGCAATAGGCACATTACGCCGCTCGCCATTCTTGGTATCCTGCAAGATCACGCATTTACGGGCAAGGTCCACATCCCTCCACGTGAGAGTCATGATTTCGCTATAGCGCATACCTGATGAAAGGGCCAGAACGACAATAGTATAGAGGCTCTTATTCTTGCTCTCCCGGCAGGCTTTCAGGAGCGCCGGCCTTTCCTCCTCAGACAGAAACCGCACCCTCCCTCTTGGCTCGATGGGCTTCTTAACCTTCCGCACCGGGTTATCATCCAGCCAGCCCCACTCGTTCACCGCCACAGTGAAGGCGTGGGACAATGCAGCCAGATACCTCACCCCTGTCGCTGGAGTCCTCGGCGTCCCCTTTTTCGTCTTCCCTTGCAGAAGCTTATCGCGGCACTCCCCGATCATCGCGGGGGTCACATCGCAGAGGGTATAAGCGCCAATCTCGGCCTTCCACCAGTTAAGCTGGCCCTCCTGAACTTCCTTGCTCTTCGGCTTGCTTGGCAGGATCTGTTTTATGTACTGGTCGATCATGTCGGCCAACGTGTGCTTCTTCGCGGCGGTGGTCTTAAAGTGCCTTCCTTCGCGGATTGCAGCCTCGGTCGCCTGCGCCCACTTTTTGGCATCGGTCTTACGCTCAAAGGTCGCTGTCTGGACCGGGAAGCCCTTCAATCTTACCTGCACCCGAAAATGGCTTTTGCCGTCCTGGGTGGTCCTCTCCTGGATATATGCCATTGTTCACTGCCTCCTTTTAACAACTCACAACAAGTCACAAATAACAGCAAAAAACCACAACAATGATGCTCAATCAAATGGCCCTGTCGGATTTCGGCTGTTATATCAGCGCGTTAGGTGAAGGTCAAGATAAAATGGTGCACTCATGGTGCACTTCGTATTTTCCTCTTAGTCCAAAAGCCGTGTGAGACTAGTACATTACGCCACCCGCTCCATTACTGTCAGCTGCCGCCATTTGTCGCGCTCATTCGTGGTTAAAAGCACCACCAGTGCACCATTGACTGATTTTGGGCAACAAAAAAGGGGCTAGCCTTTATCAGCTAACCCCTCGGTCTAAAACGTAAAATTGTCTTTTTCTACACGGAGATTTTTGGTGCTTTTCTCTAAGATTTCGAGTCAGGCACCATCGACCACTCGGACACCTCTCCGTTTATTCAGTTTTCAACCGTGCTGCCGCGTGTGGCGCGGCGTCAGCGCCCCTTTCAGGTAACGCCAACAAGGTATAGCTTATTTTTTGCCTAAACTCAAGTCCTGCGTTTAATCTTCCGCGCCTACCTCAGAAAACCCCGCAGAAACCCTACGCTGCACTGGCAGAGGCTACGGCTTCGCCTTCGACATCAGTATCAGCCACCAGCAATTGTGCGGCTGCAACCTTTGCTGCTTTCGCTTCCTTCTTGCGTGCCCGCAAGGCAGAGAAAAAGTCGGATAGTAAGGCGGAGGTCTCTTCGCCCCTCACGCCGCTTGTCAGGACGACGCTGTGGTTGAGCCTGCTGTCGTTGGAGAAGTCATACAGCGATCCGGCGGCGCCTCCCTTCGGGTCAAAGGAACCGAAAACGACGCGGTCCAGCCTCGCGAGAATCACGGCGCCCATGCACATGGTGCACGGCTCCAGGCTGACATACAGGGTCGCGCCTGTCAGGCGCCAGCTGCCGAGCTTTTTGGCTGCCTTGCGGATGGCGATCATCTCGGCGTGGGCTGAGGGGTCCTGCCGGGACTCCCGCAGGTTGTGCCCGCGCGCGATGACCTTGCCGTCTTTCACGATGACGGCTCCGATGGGGACTTCGCCGATCACCTCGGCGCGCCGGGCCTGGTCGATCGCTTTCCCCATCCAGTATGCGTCATCACGATCCATACCTTTCACCGCTTTCGCATCACGCGTATTCTCTGCTGCGGAGGCTTTCAGTGCAGCCCCTCCCCTGAGGTCGTCATCACCAGCTTGCCGTGCTTGACCCCTTTCACTCCGATAAGCTCGTCGGCGATGCGCCTTACTTCGCGCGCCTTCCCCCGTACCACCAGCACTTCGAGACAGTTGTGCGCATCGAGGTGTACGTGCAGCGCGGAGATGATCTGATCGTGGTGGGAATGCTGCTGCTCCGTCAGCTTGTCGGAAAGGTCACGGACGTGGTGGTTGTACACCAGCGTCACCGT
The DNA window shown above is from Geomonas sp. RF6 and carries:
- a CDS encoding tyrosine-type recombinase/integrase, with the protein product MAYIQERTTQDGKSHFRVQVRLKGFPVQTATFERKTDAKKWAQATEAAIREGRHFKTTAAKKHTLADMIDQYIKQILPSKPKSKEVQEGQLNWWKAEIGAYTLCDVTPAMIGECRDKLLQGKTKKGTPRTPATGVRYLAALSHAFTVAVNEWGWLDDNPVRKVKKPIEPRGRVRFLSEEERPALLKACRESKNKSLYTIVVLALSSGMRYSEIMTLTWRDVDLARKCVILQDTKNGERRNVPIAGHALDLLKEHHKVRKLDTQLLFPSTDRKSPMDLRKSWKRALEIAKISDFRFHDLRHSAASYLAMNGATTVDIADVLGHKTLAMVKRYSHLSEQHTSKVIASMNEKIFGESLNG
- the tadA gene encoding tRNA adenosine(34) deaminase TadA, producing MDRDDAYWMGKAIDQARRAEVIGEVPIGAVIVKDGKVIARGHNLRESRQDPSAHAEMIAIRKAAKKLGSWRLTGATLYVSLEPCTMCMGAVILARLDRVVFGSFDPKGGAAGSLYDFSNDSRLNHSVVLTSGVRGEETSALLSDFFSALRARKKEAKAAKVAAAQLLVADTDVEGEAVASASAA
- the nikR gene encoding nickel-responsive transcriptional regulator NikR, with product MGETIRFGISMDEGLLESFDKLIEQKGYANRSEAIRDLIRAALVELEWEEGEKEAVGTVTLVYNHHVRDLSDKLTEQQHSHHDQIISALHVHLDAHNCLEVLVVRGKAREVRRIADELIGVKGVKHGKLVMTTSGEGLH